A genomic stretch from Ureibacillus composti includes:
- a CDS encoding NAD(P)-dependent alcohol dehydrogenase — protein sequence MKIVKARAVDGPDKPFRAAEITRRDLDLYDVLIEIKYAGICHSDIHTAHSEWGRTKYPLVPGHEIAGVVADVGEAVTKYKVGDRVGVGCMVDSCGECENCQKGEEQYCLNGNVSTYGGIDKYGEVTQGGYSTHIVVQENFVLRIPDNIDFDVAAPLLCAGITTYSPLNHWKVGPGKKVAVIGLGGLGHMAVQIAHAMGAEVTILSQTLNKKEDGLALGADHYYATKDPETFKKLARSFDFILNTVSAKIDLNAYLSLLTLDGTMVNVGAPAEPLAVNVFSLIGHRRSFAGSLIGGIRETQEMLDFCSEHNITPKIEVISADQIDEAYDRVLASDVKYRFVIDVSTM from the coding sequence ATGAAAATTGTGAAAGCGAGAGCCGTTGACGGTCCAGACAAACCGTTTCGCGCGGCTGAAATCACACGACGTGATCTAGATTTGTATGATGTTTTAATTGAAATAAAGTATGCTGGAATTTGCCATTCGGATATCCATACTGCTCATAGTGAATGGGGTCGGACGAAGTATCCACTCGTTCCTGGACATGAAATTGCAGGGGTTGTTGCAGATGTTGGGGAAGCAGTCACGAAATACAAAGTTGGTGACCGAGTAGGGGTCGGATGTATGGTTGACTCTTGCGGCGAATGTGAAAATTGCCAAAAAGGTGAGGAACAATACTGTCTAAATGGCAATGTTTCCACTTATGGTGGAATCGACAAATATGGTGAGGTAACGCAAGGCGGCTATTCTACTCACATTGTAGTACAAGAGAATTTTGTCCTTCGAATTCCTGATAACATTGACTTTGACGTGGCAGCACCACTCCTTTGTGCAGGGATTACAACGTATTCACCGCTCAATCACTGGAAAGTTGGTCCAGGTAAGAAAGTGGCAGTCATTGGGTTAGGTGGCCTTGGTCATATGGCTGTTCAAATCGCCCATGCGATGGGTGCAGAAGTGACGATTTTATCCCAAACCTTGAATAAAAAAGAAGATGGTTTAGCGCTTGGAGCTGACCATTACTATGCAACAAAAGATCCTGAAACATTCAAAAAGCTTGCTAGGTCCTTTGATTTTATCCTAAACACGGTAAGTGCAAAGATTGATTTGAATGCTTACTTAAGTTTGCTCACGCTTGATGGGACGATGGTGAATGTAGGGGCACCTGCAGAACCACTAGCGGTAAACGTGTTCAGCTTAATTGGCCATCGCCGTTCCTTTGCTGGTTCATTAATTGGCGGCATTCGTGAGACGCAAGAAATGCTCGACTTCTGTTCGGAACACAATATTACGCCTAAAATTGAAGTCATTTCGGCAGACCAAATTGATGAAGCCTATGACCGAGTGTTAGCTTCTGACGTGAAGTATCGTTTTGTAATTGATGTTAGTACAATGTAA
- a CDS encoding RNA polymerase sigma factor produces MKQEELTEWFDQYGESVLTYILLMVRDYQQAEDLTQETFIKAYRHQQQFEHKSSVKTWLFSIAHNTTVDYFRKKHPIQHFLGLTIEEKDYKPLPEQIVAMNDQTEQLYRAIQQLKPSHRQVIILRKLKEFSTAETAYVLNWSESKVKMTLKRALEELKRKLIQGGITDEILG; encoded by the coding sequence TTGAAACAAGAGGAACTAACAGAATGGTTTGACCAATATGGTGAATCCGTTTTAACTTACATACTTTTGATGGTGCGCGACTATCAACAAGCAGAGGATTTAACACAAGAAACTTTTATAAAGGCCTATAGACATCAACAGCAATTTGAACATAAATCTTCCGTGAAAACATGGTTATTTTCAATTGCCCATAATACGACAGTTGACTATTTTCGAAAAAAACACCCGATCCAACATTTTTTGGGTTTAACAATTGAAGAGAAAGATTACAAGCCACTACCGGAACAAATCGTCGCGATGAATGATCAAACTGAACAACTATATAGAGCAATTCAACAATTAAAACCCTCTCACAGGCAAGTCATCATTTTGCGGAAGCTAAAAGAATTTTCAACTGCAGAAACGGCCTATGTTTTGAATTGGTCAGAAAGTAAAGTGAAAATGACGTTAAAAAGAGCATTAGAGGAACTAAAAAGAAAGCTAATTCAAGGAGGGATCACTGATGAAATTCTTGGATGA
- a CDS encoding EAL domain-containing protein produces MSQILNSLVIASIHPPFFPLRILFDLLTSLAYFTIPLAILFFMRKRKHVKFKWIYICFTLFILLCGFTHVLHVLPHLMSIEPLHTIQTIAAGITATISIITSILIWSIMPRLLRIPSSTELEEANKEIRYLAHYDLLTGLINRNYFNILMEQVINEATQHKKQFAVVFIDLDRFKMINDSYGHRMGDLLLEEVSNRIVRTVGEKDIVSRQGGDEFILLLQDVSPDEVEITVNKILGLLSSVFILDGKEIHCTPSVGISCFPTDALDAENLIKYADLAMYKAKETGRNNYKFFTKAMNEEISSKLLLENNLRKALVKEEFEVYYQPQLDLNTNQIVSVEALLRWHHPEKGFVSPADFIPLAEETGLIVPIGEWVLRESCKQTKKWRDQGHDISLSVNLSNQQLISNHIVELVKEILVENQLDPQYLTLEITESLAITNLTDTLNKLKELQEIGVTIALDDFGTGYSSLSYLSTLPINFVKIDKSFINDICDKTKKEIVKSVSRIASSRGLTVVAEGVEEEEQIYIIQSLGIGMIQGYYLSKPVPSKEMEKKFSEKLSFV; encoded by the coding sequence ATGAGTCAAATATTAAATAGCCTTGTCATTGCTTCTATACATCCACCCTTTTTCCCATTAAGGATCTTATTTGATTTATTGACTAGCCTTGCTTATTTCACGATTCCACTCGCCATTTTATTTTTTATGAGGAAACGGAAACACGTAAAATTTAAATGGATTTATATTTGCTTTACTCTGTTTATTCTACTTTGTGGATTCACACATGTATTGCATGTTTTACCGCATTTGATGTCAATTGAACCATTACACACTATTCAAACCATTGCTGCAGGGATCACGGCAACCATTTCTATTATTACATCGATTCTGATTTGGTCCATTATGCCTAGACTTTTAAGAATCCCATCTTCAACAGAGTTAGAAGAAGCAAATAAAGAAATTCGCTATTTAGCTCACTATGATTTGCTGACAGGACTAATTAATCGAAATTATTTCAACATCCTTATGGAACAAGTGATTAATGAAGCAACTCAACACAAAAAACAGTTTGCCGTTGTGTTTATAGACCTTGATCGTTTTAAAATGATTAATGACAGTTATGGTCATCGAATGGGGGATCTTCTGTTAGAGGAAGTTTCGAATCGAATCGTTCGTACTGTTGGAGAAAAGGATATTGTCTCTCGTCAAGGGGGCGATGAATTTATCCTATTACTTCAAGATGTATCTCCCGATGAAGTAGAGATTACCGTGAATAAGATTCTCGGGCTATTGTCCTCTGTTTTCATTTTAGATGGAAAGGAAATCCACTGTACGCCAAGTGTCGGGATTAGTTGTTTTCCAACGGATGCACTGGATGCGGAGAACTTAATTAAATACGCAGATTTAGCGATGTATAAAGCGAAAGAAACTGGGCGTAATAATTATAAATTTTTTACGAAAGCGATGAACGAGGAAATTTCCTCTAAATTATTGTTAGAAAATAACCTAAGAAAAGCGTTAGTAAAGGAAGAGTTTGAAGTGTACTACCAGCCGCAGCTTGATTTAAATACAAATCAAATTGTTTCAGTGGAAGCATTACTTCGTTGGCATCATCCAGAAAAAGGGTTTGTTTCCCCTGCTGATTTTATTCCCTTAGCGGAAGAAACAGGCTTAATCGTGCCGATCGGTGAATGGGTGTTAAGGGAATCATGTAAACAAACAAAAAAGTGGCGAGACCAGGGGCATGATATTTCGCTCTCAGTTAATTTATCGAACCAGCAACTCATCAGCAATCATATTGTTGAATTGGTGAAAGAAATATTAGTTGAGAATCAGCTGGACCCACAATATTTAACGCTTGAGATTACAGAAAGCTTGGCCATCACAAACTTAACCGATACGCTCAATAAACTAAAAGAATTACAAGAAATTGGCGTAACCATTGCATTAGATGATTTTGGAACTGGCTATTCTTCACTAAGTTACTTGAGTACTCTCCCAATTAACTTTGTTAAAATCGATAAATCGTTTATTAATGATATTTGCGATAAAACCAAAAAAGAAATTGTCAAATCCGTAAGTCGGATCGCTTCTAGTCGTGGCTTAACTGTCGTTGCGGAAGGCGTGGAAGAAGAAGAACAAATTTATATCATTCAATCTCTCGGTATAGGCATGATTCAAGGCTATTACTTAAGTAAGCCGGTACCAAGTAAAGAGATGGAAAAGAAATTTTCAGAGAAATTATCATTCGTGTAA
- a CDS encoding aspartyl-phosphate phosphatase Spo0E family protein, giving the protein MVEILTTKELSLLGLEHQFMKLQTRMINLGTKKGLSHPETIQCSQELDRILNTIYQIKLK; this is encoded by the coding sequence ATGGTAGAGATTTTAACTACTAAAGAGTTATCTTTATTAGGTTTAGAGCATCAATTTATGAAATTACAAACTCGTATGATAAACCTTGGGACCAAAAAAGGACTTTCTCACCCAGAGACAATTCAATGCAGTCAAGAGTTAGATCGTATTTTAAATACCATTTATCAGATTAAATTAAAGTAA
- a CDS encoding amidase, whose amino-acid sequence MKLAMNWNEWSTYDAVGLAELVRGGQITPKEVAQQVSRAIEEVNPEINAVIEVFDDAVNEPTKDGTNLDGVFAGVPFLMKDLGPTVKGRIQEMGSLLMQGNRATSDSYLTSRIRQSGLNIIGRTTTPEFGLCSSAENPDVYVTRNPWNLDYTTCGSSAGSAAAVAAGVIPIAHATDGGGSIRIPAGVNGNIGLKPSRGVLSVAPYSSDLMGVVSAQGCQSRTIRDTAAFIDNCRGGAPGEFMPYWMPSESYSNLIQRDPKKLRIAVSHEWGNYKSTPHIVAELERAAKFLEGLGHHVEWKLPSIDFQAAYMAQTECYIMNFAQTIIGLLEQKGLEKPPADLIEPMCIRVWEEGRSASYTHRAKMQSAFNDTSRKLGAFFEDWDIILTPTMALPTPLVGTKEYLTISDNPSVYDWFENLWSIFSYTPIANLCGLPGISLPMGQHENGLPLGIHALTRQGEDGLLLQLGAQIERALNGKWNNGRTPGVHVTRDVGTLSH is encoded by the coding sequence ATGAAGTTGGCAATGAATTGGAATGAATGGTCTACTTATGATGCAGTTGGTCTGGCAGAGCTAGTACGCGGGGGGCAAATTACACCGAAAGAGGTGGCACAGCAGGTATCTCGTGCAATCGAGGAGGTAAATCCTGAGATTAATGCAGTTATTGAGGTTTTTGATGACGCGGTCAATGAACCCACAAAGGATGGAACCAACCTAGATGGTGTTTTTGCTGGCGTACCATTTTTGATGAAAGATTTAGGCCCTACAGTTAAAGGTCGCATTCAGGAGATGGGGTCACTGCTGATGCAAGGAAATCGTGCTACATCCGATAGTTACCTCACAAGTCGTATCCGTCAATCGGGACTCAACATTATCGGACGTACGACAACACCGGAATTTGGCTTATGCAGTTCAGCCGAGAATCCGGATGTTTATGTTACACGTAATCCGTGGAATCTAGACTATACAACGTGCGGCTCGTCTGCAGGCTCTGCAGCAGCTGTTGCGGCTGGCGTGATCCCTATTGCTCATGCGACGGATGGGGGAGGTTCCATTCGAATTCCTGCGGGGGTGAACGGCAATATCGGGTTGAAGCCGTCCCGTGGTGTACTTTCGGTTGCTCCTTATAGTTCGGACTTAATGGGTGTCGTTTCTGCTCAGGGTTGCCAATCTCGCACAATCCGCGACACTGCAGCCTTTATAGACAATTGTAGAGGTGGAGCGCCTGGGGAATTCATGCCTTATTGGATGCCGTCAGAGTCATATTCCAATCTTATTCAACGTGATCCGAAAAAGCTTCGTATTGCGGTTTCCCATGAGTGGGGGAATTACAAATCCACGCCGCACATTGTGGCCGAATTAGAACGCGCGGCAAAATTCCTTGAGGGACTTGGTCATCATGTTGAATGGAAGTTGCCGAGTATTGATTTCCAAGCCGCTTACATGGCACAAACCGAGTGCTATATTATGAATTTCGCTCAAACCATTATCGGTCTGTTAGAACAAAAAGGCTTAGAAAAACCACCAGCAGATCTAATCGAACCAATGTGTATTCGCGTCTGGGAAGAAGGACGTTCCGCTTCCTATACACACCGTGCTAAAATGCAGTCAGCGTTCAACGACACGTCACGTAAACTAGGTGCCTTCTTTGAAGATTGGGATATCATTCTTACGCCAACAATGGCCCTACCGACACCGTTAGTTGGAACAAAAGAGTACCTAACAATTAGCGATAACCCGTCCGTCTACGATTGGTTCGAAAACCTTTGGAGTATCTTCTCCTATACGCCGATCGCCAACCTTTGCGGCCTTCCTGGCATCTCGTTGCCAATGGGTCAACATGAAAACGGACTACCACTTGGAATCCACGCCCTTACTCGACAAGGAGAAGATGGACTCCTTCTGCAACTAGGCGCCCAAATCGAACGCGCCCTAAATGGCAAATGGAACAACGGCCGTACACCTGGTGTTCATGTAACACGGGACGTGGGGACCTTGTCTCATTAA
- a CDS encoding dimethylarginine dimethylaminohydrolase family protein, whose translation MEERPEKNNKTYCMSEYDTLKRVILCQPQYMTIRDVINETQKHFKNEGIHIERALEQHDVFVKTLKDHGVEVILLPYHKKYPEQVFTRDIGFTLGQTIFVAKMATDIREGEEDVLKQWLEDEEISYYNLVEERIEGGDVVIDGNTIYVGLSERTDAKAAEQLQRLLNQFNVIPIPFKEKYLHLDCVFNVVSPEVALIYPNALTKEDIELFSSRYDLIEVSEEEQFQLGTNVLSIGNKRVLSLPVNENVNKQLRDRGFEVIEVDITEIIKSGGSFRCCTLPLLREA comes from the coding sequence ATGGAAGAACGTCCAGAGAAGAATAACAAAACTTATTGTATGAGTGAATACGATACATTGAAACGCGTAATCCTTTGTCAGCCTCAATATATGACAATTCGCGATGTCATTAATGAAACGCAAAAGCATTTTAAAAATGAAGGAATCCATATTGAACGAGCGCTCGAGCAACACGATGTATTTGTCAAAACACTCAAGGATCACGGTGTTGAAGTGATTTTACTACCCTATCATAAGAAATATCCTGAGCAGGTTTTTACACGAGATATTGGCTTCACCCTTGGACAAACCATTTTTGTTGCTAAAATGGCAACCGATATCCGTGAAGGCGAGGAAGACGTTTTAAAGCAATGGCTAGAGGACGAAGAAATCTCTTATTATAATTTAGTCGAGGAACGCATCGAAGGCGGCGATGTTGTAATTGATGGGAATACCATTTACGTGGGACTTAGCGAGCGGACAGACGCAAAAGCAGCTGAACAACTACAACGTCTGTTAAATCAATTTAATGTGATCCCGATCCCCTTTAAAGAAAAATATCTGCATTTAGATTGTGTATTTAATGTTGTATCACCTGAAGTTGCTCTTATTTATCCAAATGCTCTAACAAAAGAGGATATAGAACTTTTTTCTTCACGGTATGATTTAATTGAAGTTTCGGAAGAGGAACAATTTCAGTTAGGTACAAACGTATTGTCTATTGGCAATAAACGAGTCTTAAGCTTGCCTGTCAATGAAAATGTTAACAAACAACTTCGTGACCGTGGCTTCGAAGTTATTGAAGTCGATATCACAGAAATTATTAAATCTGGTGGCTCTTTCCGCTGCTGTACACTTCCTCTCTTAAGAGAAGCGTAA